In Geobacter anodireducens, a genomic segment contains:
- a CDS encoding baseplate protein produces the protein MTKTREFLGTGWKFPVTAGADGSMILSSAEEDIAESIRIILGTARGERVMRPDFGCGIHDRVFSVINTTTLGLIENEVKEALILWEPRIELLAVTASPREAAEGRLLIDIEYRVRSTNTRFNLVYPFYLKESA, from the coding sequence GTGACCAAGACCAGAGAATTCCTGGGCACGGGATGGAAGTTCCCGGTGACGGCTGGTGCGGATGGCAGCATGATCCTTTCCTCGGCCGAAGAGGACATCGCGGAGTCGATCCGCATCATCCTCGGCACGGCCCGGGGAGAGCGGGTCATGCGCCCCGATTTCGGCTGCGGCATCCACGACCGCGTCTTCTCGGTGATCAACACCACCACCCTGGGACTGATCGAGAACGAGGTGAAGGAGGCCCTTATCCTGTGGGAACCCCGGATCGAGCTGTTGGCCGTGACAGCCTCACCCCGGGAGGCGGCCGAGGGACGGCTCCTGATCGATATCGAATACCGGGTGCGGAGCACCAACACCCGGTTCAACCTGGTGTACCCGTTCTATCTGAAGGAAAGCGCGTGA
- a CDS encoding phage tail protein, which yields MGLYDLLDAEGKDDQKGKSPGVAVGVVADNQDPEGMGRVKVRFPWKDDADESTWARVVTPMAGKGRGLWFLPEVGDEVLVAFDHGDVQHPYVLGSLWNGTDTPPGDNGDGNNNIRKITSRSGHELVFDDTSGAEKVVIRTKAGHSITLDDAGGGEKIEIKDKSGSNKLVIDSAQNSIGIESSMKLTIKGQMVEIQSDANMTLKAGAVMTIQGSMVKIN from the coding sequence TTGGGTCTCTATGATCTGCTCGACGCGGAAGGCAAGGACGACCAGAAGGGGAAATCACCGGGCGTAGCGGTGGGTGTCGTCGCCGACAACCAGGATCCGGAGGGGATGGGGCGGGTCAAGGTGCGGTTTCCCTGGAAGGACGATGCCGACGAGAGCACCTGGGCCCGGGTGGTAACCCCCATGGCCGGCAAGGGGCGCGGCCTCTGGTTTCTCCCCGAGGTGGGGGACGAGGTGCTCGTGGCCTTCGACCACGGCGACGTGCAGCATCCCTACGTGCTCGGCAGCCTCTGGAACGGCACCGATACCCCGCCGGGGGACAACGGCGACGGCAACAACAATATCCGCAAGATCACCTCCCGCAGCGGCCACGAACTGGTCTTCGACGACACGTCCGGGGCGGAAAAGGTGGTGATCAGGACCAAGGCGGGGCACTCCATCACCCTGGACGATGCGGGCGGCGGCGAGAAGATCGAGATCAAGGACAAGAGCGGTTCCAACAAGCTGGTGATCGATTCGGCCCAGAACAGCATCGGCATCGAGAGCTCCATGAAGCTCACGATCAAGGGGCAGATGGTGGAGATCCAGTCGGACGCCAACATGACCCTCAAGGCCGGGGCCGTTATGACCATCCAGGGGTCCATGGTGAAGATCAACTGA
- a CDS encoding peptidoglycan-binding protein: MALEKAKLVNADTGEEVAVLFNPTEYAVEKGNQYAEIAIPGLEAPLLQFSRGTARTLTMDLFLDTSETGQDVRIHTKRITSFLDIDPETHAPPVCRFVWGGGESFTGVLERATQRFTMFLADGTPVRATVGVALKEFRTGLNREKPLQSPDRTKVRTMGEGDSLWLLAAREYGDPAQWRFIARESGIVNPRRVKAGTDLVIPPIE, encoded by the coding sequence ATGGCCCTTGAGAAGGCGAAGCTCGTGAACGCCGACACCGGCGAGGAGGTGGCGGTCCTGTTCAATCCCACCGAATACGCGGTGGAAAAGGGTAACCAGTACGCGGAGATCGCCATCCCGGGGTTGGAGGCTCCGTTGCTCCAGTTCAGCCGGGGCACTGCCCGTACCCTGACCATGGATCTCTTTCTCGATACCTCTGAGACGGGGCAGGATGTGCGGATCCACACCAAGCGGATCACCTCGTTCCTCGACATCGATCCCGAGACCCATGCCCCGCCCGTCTGCCGCTTCGTTTGGGGCGGAGGCGAGAGCTTCACCGGCGTGCTGGAGCGGGCCACCCAGCGGTTCACCATGTTTCTGGCCGACGGGACCCCCGTGCGGGCCACGGTGGGGGTGGCGCTGAAGGAGTTCCGGACCGGCCTCAACCGGGAAAAGCCGCTCCAGTCGCCGGATCGTACCAAAGTAAGAACCATGGGGGAGGGGGACAGCCTCTGGCTTCTGGCGGCCCGGGAATACGGGGACCCGGCCCAGTGGCGGTTCATCGCCCGGGAGAGCGGCATCGTCAATCCCCGGCGGGTGAAGGCCGGCACCGACCTGGTCATTCCCCCCATCGAGTGA